In Paenibacillus kyungheensis, the following are encoded in one genomic region:
- a CDS encoding ABC transporter permease, whose translation MVQTIITRTISSLLVILGSLTLVFAIFYLLPGDPVLSMIDPTYATPEMIENLRIQLGLDQPFYIQFGHYLADMLRGDFGVSMVNSDPVLPKIIANFPSTLILTLASTCIAVLIGVILGILSAVHRNGWIDILARTIGLFGISMPTFWSGILLILIFSIQLGWFPAMGSDGISTLVLPAITLGIVGAGFVIRMVRNSMLEVLSEPFITTLRAKGISRHVILYKHALRNALIPVVTVVGMQIGEMLAGTVVIETVFSRQGIGRILADAIMARDIPVVQGVVFFTAILYVVINLLVDISYTYIDPRIRRSLT comes from the coding sequence ATGGTACAGACGATCATTACACGTACGATTTCATCGTTACTGGTTATTTTAGGATCATTAACACTGGTATTTGCAATCTTTTACCTGTTACCGGGTGATCCTGTTCTATCCATGATAGATCCAACATATGCCACTCCTGAAATGATAGAGAATTTACGTATTCAATTAGGATTAGATCAGCCGTTTTATATTCAATTTGGTCATTATCTAGCAGATATGTTACGTGGTGATTTTGGTGTATCTATGGTCAATTCTGATCCAGTACTACCCAAAATTATAGCGAATTTTCCTTCGACATTGATCTTAACTTTAGCGAGTACGTGTATAGCAGTGTTGATCGGTGTGATCCTCGGGATATTGTCAGCTGTTCATCGTAATGGATGGATCGATATACTGGCTCGTACTATTGGATTGTTTGGTATTTCGATGCCGACATTCTGGTCAGGGATTTTGCTAATCTTAATCTTTTCAATTCAACTGGGCTGGTTCCCGGCGATGGGTTCTGACGGTATATCTACTCTGGTGTTGCCGGCGATCACGCTAGGAATCGTTGGAGCAGGATTTGTGATTCGTATGGTTCGCAATAGTATGTTAGAAGTGCTAAGTGAACCTTTTATCACTACATTACGGGCAAAAGGAATCTCTCGTCATGTCATTTTGTATAAGCATGCACTGCGCAATGCTTTAATTCCTGTCGTGACTGTAGTCGGTATGCAGATAGGAGAAATGTTAGCAGGAACGGTAGTTATTGAGACTGTTTTTTCAAGGCAAGGAATAGGACGGATTCTCGCGGATGCGATTATGGCGCGCGATATTCCGGTAGTACAGGGGGTTGTCTTTTTTACAGCTATTCTCTATGTCGTTATTAATCTACTTGTTGATATCTCGTATACCTATATTGATCCTCGTATTCGGCGGTCACTCACATAA
- a CDS encoding NAD(P)/FAD-dependent oxidoreductase, protein MISDNTLYDCIIVGGGIAGLQAAIQLGRYSAHEVLVIDAGHGRSTLCQNYGNILGFPDGISGEELRKIGREHAEPLGVQFHEDRILEAKKEEDHFLLKGAQGESYKARTLLLATGLIDRFPRLPGLVETLGYSVYVCPDCDGYEIEDRRTVVIGAGEAGAQMALILSERTSDLIYINHESKPFRPETMERLQEKEISYIESAVDMVNYHEGGIIHSVELEGGQVIEAERGFIAFGGNHVNSELAEQLGVETIHNHHIETDPRSKMSNIENVWIAGDLGAHSEQANIAMGEGAQAAIWINKTLSKMKTSRKEQTVRS, encoded by the coding sequence ATGATTAGTGATAATACTTTATACGATTGCATTATTGTAGGAGGAGGAATAGCAGGATTACAAGCAGCTATTCAGCTAGGAAGATATTCTGCTCATGAGGTACTGGTCATCGATGCAGGGCATGGACGTTCAACATTATGCCAGAACTACGGAAATATTCTTGGCTTTCCTGATGGAATATCAGGAGAGGAATTACGCAAAATTGGACGGGAACATGCTGAGCCATTAGGCGTACAATTTCATGAAGATCGCATTTTGGAAGCGAAAAAAGAAGAAGATCATTTCTTGCTTAAAGGAGCACAAGGAGAAAGTTATAAAGCTAGAACCTTATTGCTAGCGACAGGCTTGATCGATCGATTCCCACGCTTACCCGGGCTGGTCGAAACATTAGGGTATAGTGTGTATGTATGCCCGGACTGCGATGGATATGAGATTGAAGATCGCCGTACTGTCGTGATCGGTGCAGGTGAAGCTGGTGCTCAAATGGCTTTGATTTTGTCAGAGCGTACTTCAGATCTTATCTATATCAATCATGAATCCAAGCCATTCCGTCCAGAAACGATGGAACGTCTACAAGAAAAAGAAATATCGTATATTGAATCGGCTGTAGATATGGTCAATTATCACGAAGGTGGTATTATCCATAGTGTAGAGTTAGAAGGCGGTCAGGTGATAGAAGCAGAGCGTGGTTTTATAGCTTTTGGAGGCAATCATGTGAATTCAGAACTTGCAGAGCAATTAGGTGTAGAGACTATTCATAATCATCATATCGAGACAGATCCGCGCTCCAAAATGAGCAATATTGAAAATGTCTGGATTGCTGGAGATCTGGGTGCACATTCTGAGCAAGCTAATATTGCAATGGGTGAAGGCGCACAGGCAGCTATTTGGATCAATAAAACGTTATCTAAAATGAAAACGAGCCGTAAAGAACAAACAGTACGGTCGTAA
- a CDS encoding ABC transporter substrate-binding protein, whose translation MTDTQRNHTHHRLWLTVSGLLIAISLVVSGCGGVVEKSNAQGSVATANGGTLTYALATSPDTLDPHRSGLAVSVRVMRTLYDSLVVQTADGSIKPWLAESWTVSKDGKKYTFKLRKDVKFHDGTPFNAEAVKFNFDRVIDPATKAANALALIRPYTSSKVIDEYTVQVNLSTPSEAFLGNISQAMLGIVSPTAAKQEGEQFGKKPVGSGPYQYVDWKDNTSISVKKNPDYTWAPETVKNTGAPHIDGITFSIIPEEATRIGSVQSKQVLAAETVPPQNILALKNSPDLQLLQANTLGLPYTLFINERHAPWDNVKARQALQSAIDVNAIVKTLYLGTYERAWSALTPGILGYDESLENTNQPDLTHANNLLDELGWVKGQDGIRIKDGQRLTLKYVDGSPNREKRNDIAAMIQQQLKAVGIDVQVNITKDISTVVYQNGEYDLYGNSQVNSDPNALSAFYHTAEPSARPTLPGLSDPQIDQWLEQGAVEKDKDQRANIYRNVQQRINELAVIIPVYIFPYTVAASQTVQGISFDYLGYPLFNDVRIGG comes from the coding sequence ATGACAGATACTCAAAGAAATCATACCCATCACCGATTATGGTTGACTGTAAGTGGTCTACTAATCGCAATATCACTGGTAGTATCCGGTTGTGGTGGAGTTGTAGAAAAAAGTAATGCTCAAGGTAGCGTAGCTACTGCTAATGGAGGTACATTGACTTACGCATTAGCAACTTCACCGGATACACTTGATCCTCATCGAAGTGGTCTAGCAGTATCGGTAAGGGTTATGCGTACCCTATATGATAGTCTTGTTGTACAGACAGCCGATGGTTCAATTAAGCCGTGGCTTGCAGAGTCGTGGACTGTATCCAAAGATGGTAAAAAGTATACTTTCAAATTACGTAAAGATGTAAAATTCCATGATGGAACACCATTTAATGCGGAAGCGGTAAAATTCAACTTTGATCGTGTGATTGATCCAGCAACCAAAGCGGCAAATGCACTTGCACTGATTCGTCCGTATACATCGTCTAAAGTCATTGATGAGTATACTGTTCAAGTTAATCTGTCGACACCTTCAGAAGCTTTTCTAGGGAATATCAGTCAAGCAATGCTCGGGATAGTATCACCTACTGCCGCCAAACAAGAAGGCGAACAATTTGGCAAAAAACCAGTGGGTTCAGGACCTTATCAATATGTCGATTGGAAAGATAATACCTCGATTTCTGTGAAAAAGAACCCTGATTATACATGGGCACCTGAAACTGTAAAAAACACAGGTGCGCCGCATATAGACGGAATAACATTTTCGATCATTCCAGAAGAAGCGACTCGAATCGGTAGTGTACAAAGTAAGCAGGTACTTGCCGCAGAGACTGTCCCTCCACAAAATATATTGGCATTAAAAAATAGCCCTGATCTACAATTGCTTCAGGCCAACACATTAGGGTTACCGTATACATTATTTATTAATGAGCGTCATGCTCCATGGGATAATGTCAAAGCAAGACAAGCGCTCCAATCGGCTATTGATGTCAATGCGATTGTCAAAACGTTATATCTAGGGACGTATGAACGTGCATGGTCTGCTCTAACGCCGGGCATTTTGGGATATGATGAATCATTAGAAAATACAAACCAACCTGATCTGACACATGCCAATAATCTACTCGATGAACTGGGATGGGTGAAAGGACAAGACGGTATACGTATCAAAGACGGTCAACGTCTTACCCTGAAATATGTAGACGGCTCTCCTAATCGGGAAAAGCGAAATGATATTGCAGCGATGATTCAACAGCAACTAAAAGCAGTCGGTATTGATGTACAAGTCAATATCACCAAAGATATTTCTACTGTTGTCTATCAAAATGGAGAATATGATCTGTATGGAAATAGTCAGGTGAACTCTGATCCGAATGCTTTATCAGCTTTCTATCATACTGCTGAGCCATCTGCACGCCCTACACTGCCAGGACTTTCTGATCCACAAATCGATCAATGGCTAGAACAAGGCGCTGTTGAAAAAGATAAAGATCAACGTGCCAACATCTATCGCAACGTACAACAACGTATTAACGAACTAGCTGTGATTATTCCTGTCTATATTTTCCCGTATACGGTTGCGGCATCTCAGACTGTACAGGGCATTTCATTTGATTATTTAGGCTATCCACTCTTTAATGATGTACGTATTGGAGGATAA
- a CDS encoding sensor domain-containing diguanylate cyclase produces the protein MRLYPKKGFRLVTIVSTIIVFSILLTMIISIYSAYIVSKQALINNYLDNNYQHATELANAAGNILGTMQESIDALATIWQRENKIDQDLLEDLYTNNKNYFNSIVIVNKDLIVNNTVPATSGVKAGQQLSGPINNTLLEIQIPHITEPFMSKDGRWIVLVTSPLFDKQERYYGYIAGTIYLQKSNVLQGILEQDYSSDGSYVYAVGPKGNIIFHPNLKLVGSNKAADEAVWKVMAGLAGKIEFTDQQNQTFYTGYAYNMKSSWGVIVQTPASVISVPLRELLQKSILLSLPLLLITLAAGWIITYLAVRPLQVLADYSNRMVDDWKSEALPPIRSGTYEVKVLYQSIRFTTRQLQKYIVKLKNETALDGLTGLANRRNFDSTLETWCIGDEPFAMVMLDIDHFKRVNDTYGHLTGDRVMQFLAVTMRNVSREGDVCFRYGGEEFGILLRGCNVTRAYIVAERLRELLHGTVSPSGELITVSSGVVAFPEHGKTPNDLISHADEAMYTSKREGRNRTTIYQKEITKADNQNEVKSAEEINV, from the coding sequence TTGCGTTTATATCCTAAAAAAGGATTCAGGCTTGTCACCATTGTAAGCACTATCATTGTTTTCTCTATTTTACTTACGATGATTATCTCGATTTATTCGGCCTATATCGTTAGTAAGCAAGCCCTGATTAATAATTATTTAGATAATAATTACCAGCATGCCACTGAACTTGCAAATGCGGCAGGTAATATATTAGGTACGATGCAAGAAAGTATAGATGCATTGGCTACAATATGGCAACGTGAAAATAAAATCGATCAAGATTTGTTAGAAGATTTGTATACGAATAACAAAAATTATTTTAATTCGATTGTTATTGTAAATAAAGATTTGATCGTAAACAATACAGTACCCGCAACATCAGGCGTCAAAGCAGGGCAACAATTGAGTGGACCTATTAACAATACGCTACTAGAAATTCAAATCCCTCATATTACCGAACCTTTTATGAGCAAAGACGGTAGATGGATTGTATTAGTGACCAGCCCGTTGTTTGACAAACAAGAACGGTATTACGGTTATATTGCCGGAACGATTTATTTACAGAAGTCTAATGTATTACAAGGTATTCTGGAGCAAGATTATTCATCAGATGGTTCTTATGTATATGCAGTCGGTCCGAAAGGCAATATTATTTTCCATCCTAATCTAAAATTAGTAGGATCGAATAAAGCTGCCGATGAAGCTGTATGGAAAGTGATGGCTGGCTTGGCTGGTAAGATTGAATTTACAGATCAGCAGAATCAGACCTTCTATACAGGATATGCTTATAATATGAAAAGCAGTTGGGGTGTGATTGTACAAACACCTGCATCGGTGATAAGTGTTCCACTGCGAGAATTACTTCAAAAAAGTATTTTGTTATCGTTACCTTTGTTATTGATTACGTTAGCTGCGGGTTGGATTATTACGTATCTAGCTGTGCGTCCTTTGCAGGTCTTAGCAGATTACTCTAACCGTATGGTAGATGATTGGAAAAGTGAAGCGTTACCGCCTATTCGCTCGGGGACATATGAAGTGAAAGTACTGTATCAAAGTATTCGTTTTACGACCAGACAACTACAGAAGTATATTGTGAAATTAAAAAATGAGACAGCACTCGATGGTCTAACCGGTCTCGCTAATCGGCGTAATTTTGATTCTACGCTAGAAACATGGTGTATCGGGGATGAACCTTTTGCTATGGTGATGTTAGATATCGATCATTTCAAACGAGTCAATGATACGTATGGTCATCTCACCGGAGATCGAGTCATGCAATTTCTAGCCGTCACGATGCGTAATGTCTCTCGCGAAGGAGATGTATGCTTTCGCTATGGTGGAGAAGAATTCGGAATCTTATTACGTGGATGTAATGTGACCCGCGCTTATATTGTCGCTGAACGATTACGTGAATTGCTTCATGGTACTGTGAGTCCTTCAGGAGAATTGATCACTGTATCAAGTGGGGTAGTTGCTTTCCCTGAACATGGCAAAACACCAAATGATTTGATTAGTCATGCGGATGAAGCTATGTATACTTCCAAACGAGAAGGCAGAAATCGTACTACCATTTATCAAAAAGAAATAACCAAAGCAGATAACCAAAATGAAGTAAAATCAGCGGAAGAAATAAATGTATAA
- a CDS encoding ABC transporter permease has translation MKQITPSATLTADWEAKQAQSNVVQKWSWQAVANRYMWYGALLIIAFIILCALVPQWIAPYSPVEMLADRILQAPNMINWFGTDYFGRDVFSLVVYGARDSLLIGFSSVVIGVLVGVLLGTLAGYRGGILDTMIMRLIDILMTIPGVLLALAIAAALGPGLINIIIAISVSAIPGYARVIRGQMVSLRSRGYVEASRSLGASGLRIVWKHILPNAVSPILVMATLGLGTSILTGAGLSFLGLGVIHEIPDWGALLSQGRGYLTVAWWICTFPGLAITVFVLAINIIGDDLRDRLDPKSSYLKS, from the coding sequence ATGAAGCAGATCACACCATCCGCTACATTAACAGCAGACTGGGAAGCAAAGCAAGCTCAATCTAATGTCGTCCAGAAGTGGTCATGGCAAGCAGTTGCCAATCGTTATATGTGGTATGGTGCATTGCTGATTATTGCATTTATCATATTGTGCGCGCTTGTACCTCAGTGGATCGCTCCATACTCACCTGTAGAAATGCTAGCTGATCGCATTTTACAAGCACCGAATATGATCAATTGGTTCGGAACAGATTATTTTGGCAGAGATGTATTCAGTCTAGTTGTGTATGGTGCTCGGGATTCGTTATTAATTGGATTCAGTTCGGTCGTCATAGGTGTACTTGTAGGCGTATTGCTAGGAACGCTAGCAGGGTATAGAGGTGGCATACTGGATACGATGATTATGAGATTGATCGATATTCTGATGACGATTCCGGGGGTATTATTAGCATTAGCGATCGCTGCTGCACTTGGTCCCGGGCTTATCAATATTATTATCGCTATCTCAGTATCAGCGATCCCGGGTTATGCACGCGTTATACGTGGACAAATGGTAAGTTTGCGCAGTCGTGGTTATGTAGAAGCTTCTCGTTCGCTGGGTGCTTCGGGTCTACGTATAGTCTGGAAGCATATCCTGCCTAATGCAGTCTCACCGATTCTCGTGATGGCTACGCTAGGTCTGGGTACATCGATTCTTACAGGCGCAGGGCTTAGCTTTCTGGGATTAGGAGTGATTCATGAGATTCCAGATTGGGGTGCATTGTTATCTCAAGGCAGAGGTTATCTTACGGTCGCATGGTGGATCTGTACATTCCCCGGTCTAGCGATTACTGTATTTGTACTGGCCATCAATATTATAGGAGATGATCTTAGAGATCGGTTAGATCCCAAAAGCTCTTATCTAAAATCCTAG
- a CDS encoding M20 metallopeptidase family protein encodes MSELAVALSLPDTLESDLIRIRRELHAHPEVLFDVDHTTTLIIGLLRKWGLEVQSGVGKHFGQGVVGILHGAEDGETILLRADIDALPIQEEHDYAYASRREGYMHACGHDAHTAMLLGAAKVLSDHREHFRGTIKFVFQPAEEGALRSPLDDRWISGGRDMIEDGILQGVSQSFAMHVWPDLPVGSIGIHKETAMAASCHFAVHFQGTSGHHSAPHLSSDAIIMAARFVNDMQIFMTTGINPTEAKVLSFGTLHAGTVKNVIAGESEVTGTFRAFRTETVERITKAIADYAHSIACLHGGKATITQRTGTVLNNEASAVDRAIQAAEPIFGKENVMELEQPFLAGEDFALYTQHRPGVFAFIGCRPQEATSAYPLHHPKFDIDERVLLLGAKMHIQFALDALA; translated from the coding sequence ATGAGTGAACTTGCTGTTGCTTTATCTTTGCCGGACACACTTGAGTCCGACCTTATTCGTATTCGTCGCGAGTTGCATGCTCACCCTGAAGTTCTTTTCGATGTCGATCATACAACCACACTGATTATTGGGCTGTTACGCAAATGGGGGCTAGAAGTACAAAGCGGAGTAGGCAAGCATTTTGGTCAAGGCGTAGTTGGTATTCTGCATGGAGCAGAAGATGGTGAGACGATCCTATTACGTGCTGATATTGATGCTTTGCCGATTCAAGAAGAACATGATTATGCGTATGCTTCCCGGCGTGAAGGTTATATGCATGCATGTGGTCATGATGCTCATACTGCCATGTTGCTTGGAGCTGCTAAAGTATTGAGCGATCATCGGGAGCACTTTCGGGGAACGATCAAATTTGTTTTTCAACCTGCGGAAGAAGGGGCTCTTCGTTCTCCTTTAGATGATCGCTGGATTAGCGGAGGACGAGATATGATCGAAGATGGCATTTTACAAGGAGTGTCTCAATCTTTTGCGATGCATGTCTGGCCTGACCTTCCTGTAGGGAGCATCGGTATACACAAGGAGACAGCGATGGCGGCGTCCTGCCATTTTGCAGTTCATTTTCAAGGGACTTCCGGTCATCATAGTGCGCCACATTTATCTTCAGATGCGATTATTATGGCAGCGCGATTTGTGAATGATATGCAGATTTTTATGACGACAGGGATCAATCCTACAGAAGCCAAAGTGTTATCGTTTGGAACATTACATGCGGGAACGGTCAAAAATGTGATTGCAGGTGAAAGTGAAGTGACTGGCACTTTTCGAGCATTTCGCACAGAAACTGTCGAACGCATAACTAAAGCTATCGCTGATTATGCTCATAGTATCGCTTGTCTGCATGGTGGAAAAGCAACGATTACACAGCGTACAGGCACAGTGCTGAATAATGAAGCGTCCGCAGTAGATCGAGCAATACAAGCAGCAGAACCTATTTTCGGTAAAGAAAATGTAATGGAATTAGAGCAACCTTTTCTTGCAGGTGAAGACTTTGCATTATATACCCAGCACCGCCCGGGTGTATTTGCTTTTATCGGATGCCGTCCTCAGGAGGCAACATCTGCTTATCCGTTACATCATCCAAAGTTCGATATAGATGAACGTGTGTTGCTGTTAGGAGCTAAAATGCATATTCAATTTGCATTGGATGCGCTCGCTTAA